A stretch of Lathyrus oleraceus cultivar Zhongwan6 chromosome 6, CAAS_Psat_ZW6_1.0, whole genome shotgun sequence DNA encodes these proteins:
- the LOC127098219 gene encoding protein MAIN-LIKE 2 isoform X1, with protein MDPETVFVDITSFAMKLNKFTHWTVDPRVKEEVEKTCFKYFMRFPEGKLNMPNKMIAALLRFYENVEEHFVFGDTKIDLGLEDVMYITGLPIDGKQISGIEPKDPIDTIVNHLAVSPVEANDLLLYHNGKKSHDICLKSLEDKFKNIAVTEENVNSHVKAYLLFLLGNLLFTTSSFDSVSAIYLPFLEVHDIDSYAWGAAVLATLKVSMNKVRQGNKTLNGFAYLLLVFAFERFKCLRKIFELNILPSQFPLMLGWVNLTFKTFKVRSLMPSMTTCYEKLREMTDEDVDLLPYKRDGLEVELPDQFKRQSWMVYAKVYTICFNNIAKHPVHICWKQLGLERGHVRKSFGNFKRINLQERGPEKDKDWRKFNPFYTNCNTRWTKRNMFLIKKDVIAHEPLVNYVQEEDDEIETEEPTQENTSPISTSPPMCNLESATPQDPSTSSLRVSTPQVASTSRFRAPTPRDEVQVQTLFSNPPEALSIEKSLEVLSFQISPQPTDDDFDNDHFKEHDEDDEGGNHNDEGDEGGNHNDDEDDEGGNNNNNNANVGDDEVGNNNIADDGDDEVGNNNNADDGDDNHNYDEGEHNNNVKNYIRGEREGILRPKPPKRTVYSPDEVLRVRNRRKLRKPKN; from the exons ATGGATCCCGAAACGGTTTTCGTCGATATCACTAGTTTTGCGATGAAGTTAAACAAGTTTACTCATTGGACTGTAGATCCTAGAGTAAAAGAGGAAGTGGAAAAAACTTGTTTCAAATATTTTATGAGATTCCCCGAGGGTAAACTTAACATGCCTAACAAAATGATCGCCGCTTTACTTCGCTTTTATGAAAACGTCGAAGAACACTTTGTGTTTGGGGATACTAAAATTGATCTTGGTCTTGAAGATGTAATGTATATCACAGGACTTCCAATTGATGGGAAACAa ATTTCAGGAATTGAACCAAAGGATCCTATTGACACAATAGTAAATCATTTGGCCGTAAGTCCAGTTGAAGCTAATGATTTGTTATTGTATCATAATGGAAAAAAGTCTCATGATATATGTTTAAAGAGTTTGGAAgataaatttaaaaatattgCTGTTACTGAGGAGAATGTAAATTCACATGTCAAGGCATATCTTTTATTTTTATTAGGAAATCTTCTTTTTACCACTTCTTCTTTCGACAGTGTTTCTGCTATTTATTTACCCTTTCTTGAAGTACATGATATTGACAGTTATGCTTGGGGGGCAGCCGTGCTTGCTACCCTCAAGGTTTCAATGAATAAAGTACGACAGGGAAATAAAACGTTGAACGGTTTTGCATATCTTCTGTTG GTATTTGCATTTGAACGATTCAAATGCCTTCGCAAGATATTTGAGTTGAATATACTACCGAGTCAATTTCCTTTAATGTTGGGGTGGGTGAATCTAACATTTAAGACTTTTAAGGTTAGATCTTTAATGCCTTCCATGACAACTTGCTATGAAAAGCTTCGGGAAATGACGGATGAAGAT GTGGATTTGTTGCCTTATAAGAGGGATGGTCTAGAAGTTGAATTGCCCGATCAATTCAAACGTCAAAGTTGGATGGTATATGCGAAAGTATATACCATCTGCTTTAATAATATTGCAAAACATCCAGTACATATTTGTTGGAAACAATTGGGGTTGGAGCGGGGACATGTGAGAAAAAGCTTTGGTAATTTTAAAAGAATCAACTTGCAGGAAAGAGGCCCGGAAAAAGATAAAGATTGGAGGAAGTTCAACCCTTTTTATACGAATTGCAATACGCGGTGGACGAAAAGGAATATGTTCCTTATCAAAAAGGATGTTATCGCGCATGAGCCGCTAGTGAATTATGTGCAG GAGGAAGATGATGAAATCGAAACCGAAGAACCTACACAAGAGAACACCTCCCCAATCTCCACTTCCCCTCCTATGTGTAATTTGGAATCAGCTACACCTCAAGATCCATCCACCTCCAGCCTCCGAGTATCTACACCTCAAGTTGCATCCACCTCCAGGTTCCGAGCACCTACACCTCGAGATGAA gttcaggttcagacCCTCTTCTCCAACCCGCCTGAAGCCTTATCCATCGAAAAGTCTTTGGAAGTCTTATCCTTCCAGATATCTCCACAGCCTACG GATGACGATTTTGATAACGATCATTTTAAGgaacatgatgaagatgatgaggGTGGAAATCATAATGATGAAGGTGATGAGGGTGGAAATCAtaatgatgatgaagatgatgagggtggcaataataataataataatgcaaaTGTTGGGGATGATGAGGTTGGCAATAATAATATTGCAGATGATGGGGATGATGAGGTTGGCAATAATAATAATGCAGATGATGGGGATGACAATCATAATTATGATGAGGGTGAG CATAATAATAATGTGAAGAATTATATACGTGGTGAACGTGAAGGAATACTAAGACCAAAACCCCCAAAGCGTACAGTGTATTCGCCGGACGAAGTATTGCGTGTTAGAAACAGAAGAAAGCTTAGAAAGCCAAAGAACTAG
- the LOC127098219 gene encoding protein MAIN-LIKE 2 isoform X4, translated as MDPETVFVDITSFAMKLNKFTHWTVDPRVKEEVEKTCFKYFMRFPEGKLNMPNKMIAALLRFYENVEEHFVFGDTKIDLGLEDVMYITGLPIDGKQISGIEPKDPIDTIVNHLAVSPVEANDLLLYHNGKKSHDICLKSLEDKFKNIAVTEENVNSHVKAYLLFLLGNLLFTTSSFDSVSAIYLPFLEVHDIDSYAWGAAVLATLKVSMNKVRQGNKTLNGFAYLLLVFAFERFKCLRKIFELNILPSQFPLMLGWVNLTFKTFKVRSLMPSMTTCYEKLREMTDEDVDLLPYKRDGLEVELPDQFKRQSWMVYAKVYTICFNNIAKHPVHICWKQLGLERGHVRKSFGNFKRINLQERGPEKDKDWRKFNPFYTNCNTRWTKRNMFLIKKDVIAHEPLVNYVQMMKSKPKNLHKRTPPQSPLPLLCVIWNQLHLKIHPPPASEYLHLKLHPPPGSEHLHLEMKFRFRPSSPTRLKPYPSKSLWKSYPSRYLHSLRMTILITIILRNMMKMMRVEIIMMKMMGMMRLAIIIMQMMGMTIIIMMRVSIIIM; from the exons ATGGATCCCGAAACGGTTTTCGTCGATATCACTAGTTTTGCGATGAAGTTAAACAAGTTTACTCATTGGACTGTAGATCCTAGAGTAAAAGAGGAAGTGGAAAAAACTTGTTTCAAATATTTTATGAGATTCCCCGAGGGTAAACTTAACATGCCTAACAAAATGATCGCCGCTTTACTTCGCTTTTATGAAAACGTCGAAGAACACTTTGTGTTTGGGGATACTAAAATTGATCTTGGTCTTGAAGATGTAATGTATATCACAGGACTTCCAATTGATGGGAAACAa ATTTCAGGAATTGAACCAAAGGATCCTATTGACACAATAGTAAATCATTTGGCCGTAAGTCCAGTTGAAGCTAATGATTTGTTATTGTATCATAATGGAAAAAAGTCTCATGATATATGTTTAAAGAGTTTGGAAgataaatttaaaaatattgCTGTTACTGAGGAGAATGTAAATTCACATGTCAAGGCATATCTTTTATTTTTATTAGGAAATCTTCTTTTTACCACTTCTTCTTTCGACAGTGTTTCTGCTATTTATTTACCCTTTCTTGAAGTACATGATATTGACAGTTATGCTTGGGGGGCAGCCGTGCTTGCTACCCTCAAGGTTTCAATGAATAAAGTACGACAGGGAAATAAAACGTTGAACGGTTTTGCATATCTTCTGTTG GTATTTGCATTTGAACGATTCAAATGCCTTCGCAAGATATTTGAGTTGAATATACTACCGAGTCAATTTCCTTTAATGTTGGGGTGGGTGAATCTAACATTTAAGACTTTTAAGGTTAGATCTTTAATGCCTTCCATGACAACTTGCTATGAAAAGCTTCGGGAAATGACGGATGAAGAT GTGGATTTGTTGCCTTATAAGAGGGATGGTCTAGAAGTTGAATTGCCCGATCAATTCAAACGTCAAAGTTGGATGGTATATGCGAAAGTATATACCATCTGCTTTAATAATATTGCAAAACATCCAGTACATATTTGTTGGAAACAATTGGGGTTGGAGCGGGGACATGTGAGAAAAAGCTTTGGTAATTTTAAAAGAATCAACTTGCAGGAAAGAGGCCCGGAAAAAGATAAAGATTGGAGGAAGTTCAACCCTTTTTATACGAATTGCAATACGCGGTGGACGAAAAGGAATATGTTCCTTATCAAAAAGGATGTTATCGCGCATGAGCCGCTAGTGAATTATGTGCAG ATGATGAAATCGAAACCGAAGAACCTACACAAGAGAACACCTCCCCAATCTCCACTTCCCCTCCTATGTGTAATTTGGAATCAGCTACACCTCAAGATCCATCCACCTCCAGCCTCCGAGTATCTACACCTCAAGTTGCATCCACCTCCAGGTTCCGAGCACCTACACCTCGAGATGAA gttcaggttcagacCCTCTTCTCCAACCCGCCTGAAGCCTTATCCATCGAAAAGTCTTTGGAAGTCTTATCCTTCCAGATATCTCCACAGCCTACG GATGACGATTTTGATAACGATCATTTTAAGgaacatgatgaagatgatgaggGTGGAAATCATAATGATGAAG ATGATGGGGATGATGAGGTTGGCAATAATAATAATGCAGATGATGGGGATGACAATCATAATTATGATGAGGGTGAG CATAATAATAATGTGA
- the LOC127098219 gene encoding protein MAIN-LIKE 2 isoform X3 — translation MDPETVFVDITSFAMKLNKFTHWTVDPRVKEEVEKTCFKYFMRFPEGKLNMPNKMIAALLRFYENVEEHFVFGDTKIDLGLEDVMYITGLPIDGKQISGIEPKDPIDTIVNHLAVSPVEANDLLLYHNGKKSHDICLKSLEDKFKNIAVTEENVNSHVKAYLLFLLGNLLFTTSSFDSVSAIYLPFLEVHDIDSYAWGAAVLATLKVSMNKVRQGNKTLNGFAYLLLVFAFERFKCLRKIFELNILPSQFPLMLGWVNLTFKTFKVRSLMPSMTTCYEKLREMTDEDVDLLPYKRDGLEVELPDQFKRQSWMVYAKVYTICFNNIAKHPVHICWKQLGLERGHVRKSFGNFKRINLQERGPEKDKDWRKFNPFYTNCNTRWTKRNMFLIKKDVIAHEPLVNYVQMMKSKPKNLHKRTPPQSPLPLLCVIWNQLHLKIHPPPASEYLHLKLHPPPGSEHLHLEMKFRFRPSSPTRLKPYPSKSLWKSYPSRYLHSLRMTILITIILRNMMKMMRVEIIMMKVMRVEIIMMMKMMRVAIIIIIMQMLGMMRLAIIILQMMGMMRLAIIIMQMMGMTIIIMMRVSIIIM, via the exons ATGGATCCCGAAACGGTTTTCGTCGATATCACTAGTTTTGCGATGAAGTTAAACAAGTTTACTCATTGGACTGTAGATCCTAGAGTAAAAGAGGAAGTGGAAAAAACTTGTTTCAAATATTTTATGAGATTCCCCGAGGGTAAACTTAACATGCCTAACAAAATGATCGCCGCTTTACTTCGCTTTTATGAAAACGTCGAAGAACACTTTGTGTTTGGGGATACTAAAATTGATCTTGGTCTTGAAGATGTAATGTATATCACAGGACTTCCAATTGATGGGAAACAa ATTTCAGGAATTGAACCAAAGGATCCTATTGACACAATAGTAAATCATTTGGCCGTAAGTCCAGTTGAAGCTAATGATTTGTTATTGTATCATAATGGAAAAAAGTCTCATGATATATGTTTAAAGAGTTTGGAAgataaatttaaaaatattgCTGTTACTGAGGAGAATGTAAATTCACATGTCAAGGCATATCTTTTATTTTTATTAGGAAATCTTCTTTTTACCACTTCTTCTTTCGACAGTGTTTCTGCTATTTATTTACCCTTTCTTGAAGTACATGATATTGACAGTTATGCTTGGGGGGCAGCCGTGCTTGCTACCCTCAAGGTTTCAATGAATAAAGTACGACAGGGAAATAAAACGTTGAACGGTTTTGCATATCTTCTGTTG GTATTTGCATTTGAACGATTCAAATGCCTTCGCAAGATATTTGAGTTGAATATACTACCGAGTCAATTTCCTTTAATGTTGGGGTGGGTGAATCTAACATTTAAGACTTTTAAGGTTAGATCTTTAATGCCTTCCATGACAACTTGCTATGAAAAGCTTCGGGAAATGACGGATGAAGAT GTGGATTTGTTGCCTTATAAGAGGGATGGTCTAGAAGTTGAATTGCCCGATCAATTCAAACGTCAAAGTTGGATGGTATATGCGAAAGTATATACCATCTGCTTTAATAATATTGCAAAACATCCAGTACATATTTGTTGGAAACAATTGGGGTTGGAGCGGGGACATGTGAGAAAAAGCTTTGGTAATTTTAAAAGAATCAACTTGCAGGAAAGAGGCCCGGAAAAAGATAAAGATTGGAGGAAGTTCAACCCTTTTTATACGAATTGCAATACGCGGTGGACGAAAAGGAATATGTTCCTTATCAAAAAGGATGTTATCGCGCATGAGCCGCTAGTGAATTATGTGCAG ATGATGAAATCGAAACCGAAGAACCTACACAAGAGAACACCTCCCCAATCTCCACTTCCCCTCCTATGTGTAATTTGGAATCAGCTACACCTCAAGATCCATCCACCTCCAGCCTCCGAGTATCTACACCTCAAGTTGCATCCACCTCCAGGTTCCGAGCACCTACACCTCGAGATGAA gttcaggttcagacCCTCTTCTCCAACCCGCCTGAAGCCTTATCCATCGAAAAGTCTTTGGAAGTCTTATCCTTCCAGATATCTCCACAGCCTACG GATGACGATTTTGATAACGATCATTTTAAGgaacatgatgaagatgatgaggGTGGAAATCATAATGATGAAGGTGATGAGGGTGGAAATCAtaatgatgatgaagatgatgagggtggcaataataataataataatgcaaaTGTTGGGGATGATGAGGTTGGCAATAATAATATTGCAGATGATGGGGATGATGAGGTTGGCAATAATAATAATGCAGATGATGGGGATGACAATCATAATTATGATGAGGGTGAG CATAATAATAATGTGA
- the LOC127098219 gene encoding protein MAIN-LIKE 2 isoform X2 encodes MDPETVFVDITSFAMKLNKFTHWTVDPRVKEEVEKTCFKYFMRFPEGKLNMPNKMIAALLRFYENVEEHFVFGDTKIDLGLEDVMYITGLPIDGKQISGIEPKDPIDTIVNHLAVSPVEANDLLLYHNGKKSHDICLKSLEDKFKNIAVTEENVNSHVKAYLLFLLGNLLFTTSSFDSVSAIYLPFLEVHDIDSYAWGAAVLATLKVSMNKVRQGNKTLNGFAYLLLVFAFERFKCLRKIFELNILPSQFPLMLGWVNLTFKTFKVRSLMPSMTTCYEKLREMTDEDVDLLPYKRDGLEVELPDQFKRQSWMVYAKVYTICFNNIAKHPVHICWKQLGLERGHVRKSFGNFKRINLQERGPEKDKDWRKFNPFYTNCNTRWTKRNMFLIKKDVIAHEPLVNYVQEDDEIETEEPTQENTSPISTSPPMCNLESATPQDPSTSSLRVSTPQVASTSRFRAPTPRDEVQVQTLFSNPPEALSIEKSLEVLSFQISPQPTDDDFDNDHFKEHDEDDEGGNHNDEGDEGGNHNDDEDDEGGNNNNNNANVGDDEVGNNNIADDGDDEVGNNNNADDGDDNHNYDEGEHNNNVKNYIRGEREGILRPKPPKRTVYSPDEVLRVRNRRKLRKPKN; translated from the exons ATGGATCCCGAAACGGTTTTCGTCGATATCACTAGTTTTGCGATGAAGTTAAACAAGTTTACTCATTGGACTGTAGATCCTAGAGTAAAAGAGGAAGTGGAAAAAACTTGTTTCAAATATTTTATGAGATTCCCCGAGGGTAAACTTAACATGCCTAACAAAATGATCGCCGCTTTACTTCGCTTTTATGAAAACGTCGAAGAACACTTTGTGTTTGGGGATACTAAAATTGATCTTGGTCTTGAAGATGTAATGTATATCACAGGACTTCCAATTGATGGGAAACAa ATTTCAGGAATTGAACCAAAGGATCCTATTGACACAATAGTAAATCATTTGGCCGTAAGTCCAGTTGAAGCTAATGATTTGTTATTGTATCATAATGGAAAAAAGTCTCATGATATATGTTTAAAGAGTTTGGAAgataaatttaaaaatattgCTGTTACTGAGGAGAATGTAAATTCACATGTCAAGGCATATCTTTTATTTTTATTAGGAAATCTTCTTTTTACCACTTCTTCTTTCGACAGTGTTTCTGCTATTTATTTACCCTTTCTTGAAGTACATGATATTGACAGTTATGCTTGGGGGGCAGCCGTGCTTGCTACCCTCAAGGTTTCAATGAATAAAGTACGACAGGGAAATAAAACGTTGAACGGTTTTGCATATCTTCTGTTG GTATTTGCATTTGAACGATTCAAATGCCTTCGCAAGATATTTGAGTTGAATATACTACCGAGTCAATTTCCTTTAATGTTGGGGTGGGTGAATCTAACATTTAAGACTTTTAAGGTTAGATCTTTAATGCCTTCCATGACAACTTGCTATGAAAAGCTTCGGGAAATGACGGATGAAGAT GTGGATTTGTTGCCTTATAAGAGGGATGGTCTAGAAGTTGAATTGCCCGATCAATTCAAACGTCAAAGTTGGATGGTATATGCGAAAGTATATACCATCTGCTTTAATAATATTGCAAAACATCCAGTACATATTTGTTGGAAACAATTGGGGTTGGAGCGGGGACATGTGAGAAAAAGCTTTGGTAATTTTAAAAGAATCAACTTGCAGGAAAGAGGCCCGGAAAAAGATAAAGATTGGAGGAAGTTCAACCCTTTTTATACGAATTGCAATACGCGGTGGACGAAAAGGAATATGTTCCTTATCAAAAAGGATGTTATCGCGCATGAGCCGCTAGTGAATTATGTGCAG GAAGATGATGAAATCGAAACCGAAGAACCTACACAAGAGAACACCTCCCCAATCTCCACTTCCCCTCCTATGTGTAATTTGGAATCAGCTACACCTCAAGATCCATCCACCTCCAGCCTCCGAGTATCTACACCTCAAGTTGCATCCACCTCCAGGTTCCGAGCACCTACACCTCGAGATGAA gttcaggttcagacCCTCTTCTCCAACCCGCCTGAAGCCTTATCCATCGAAAAGTCTTTGGAAGTCTTATCCTTCCAGATATCTCCACAGCCTACG GATGACGATTTTGATAACGATCATTTTAAGgaacatgatgaagatgatgaggGTGGAAATCATAATGATGAAGGTGATGAGGGTGGAAATCAtaatgatgatgaagatgatgagggtggcaataataataataataatgcaaaTGTTGGGGATGATGAGGTTGGCAATAATAATATTGCAGATGATGGGGATGATGAGGTTGGCAATAATAATAATGCAGATGATGGGGATGACAATCATAATTATGATGAGGGTGAG CATAATAATAATGTGAAGAATTATATACGTGGTGAACGTGAAGGAATACTAAGACCAAAACCCCCAAAGCGTACAGTGTATTCGCCGGACGAAGTATTGCGTGTTAGAAACAGAAGAAAGCTTAGAAAGCCAAAGAACTAG